CTTTCCTGTCTGGATGGGTAAATTAGGCTCTATGGTTTATAACTGTGTTTTCTTATTGAACTGTCATTATGGCTTTACAGAATTTGAAGGACTAAAAAGTTAATGCTTGTTTATTCCACAGATAAACTTAAGAGCAAAACTTGGAAGGACCAGCCCATTGCAGCATCTTCTGAAACACAAGTGGATGTCATCAAGGACCATGAAAGCAAATTTTCCTCGGTCTCACTTTCTTGTAGCATAGAGCAGGACCTTGTAGAGCAAATTAATGAGAGCTTGCGATGGCATGGGATTCTGGACAACccggaggaagaggaagaaaggatACGCATgtataaaatgaacaggaggaggCGCTATTTCTTAGCTGCACAGGAGCGCATGTTTAGCGACTCTACCATCACTCAGGAAGCAGAAGAGGATGTACACCTTGTTCAAAATCAAGGTGGTATGAGGAGCACAAACTATCCAGGGTACCCCAGTAAGGAGCAGTCCAGTGCCTATTTCATAGGACATGGAGCACAAACGGTTCTCAAAGAAGAACTTGGTATGAAAATACCAGACCTGACTCTTCCGTCCTTTGCAAAGATTTCTCAGGATTGTTATAAACCATTTGTGTAATTTGTTGTGTGTGCTCCATTCTGTGCTAGATGGAAAAGTGGTGAACTCAGCTTCTAAGTCTTCATTTTTTAATTGGGATTTTCCtcgggtttttttttctcattgccAAACGGAATTTCTTTTCGTTTATACGGTGAAACTGGCCGGGGAAACGCAACTGGTGCTTTTCAAGTAGCTGAATTCACTAAAGTCTTAGGCAGCCATTCTGTAAATTGgagccaaaatttaggcacccccAGTGCTGAGCACCAGTTCTGGAACAGCATCAGCACCAAAATGTAAGTCGGCACTGTGGCGCTTAACGTTAGGCGCTAACGGTTATGCCAAGTTAGTAGCAGTTGTAACTGTTGGTACTTAATTGTGTCCTAAAATCCACGTAACTTATAGGAacaaatattcagccggtggcaatcagcgttttgctgactaccACCAACGCTAaaccccggaaattcaatgctgagctatgtccaggcactggcatccATAGGAACCGGCTCTGTGGATGCTTGTGAGCATCCCcgatattgaacaaactcctttaCGATGTTCAGAGAAAGGTCATTTCCTTTGGGTTTAGCATCCACAATAATTctggaaagttggctcctatgtcggctttgaatttccgggtttgcagagccagctaacacgtaggggccccttttacgaagctgcagcaaaagggggcctgcgctggcatcggcacatgtttttgacactcgctgaggcccccttttactgcagtgggtaaaaaaggcaggtctttattttttttggggggggaggagcactttccgccacccattgaggtggtggtaagggctcccgggcTAACCCggcggtacaaaaataaatatatttttgtagcaccagctacgacggcgtgctgggggtgggaagtaaagccgggctgctgcggtactcCAGcactacttcctttttagcgagtggtaagaccacattgggcttaccctcactttgtgaaaggaccccatagtccATTAACTGAcataatcagcacttaaccagctatgggttaccaattaaagataggactggcttTTACGTGGCCctgtttatgtggttaacctgaccAATTAAGTGCACTTAACTGCCCAAATCCCGATTCTGCCCCCTAAATAGCTTTCATTTTGGCACTAGCCAATTATTTTCAGTcatgctaaccggttaagtgccactgaaaatgaccagttagccccatACAGacaatttaacaggccaggagccatttctggctggctaaattacattgaatatcaaccccaacaTTTTGGGACCCATCACCCAACCAGAATGCATCagaagttccagttccaaccccagcctgacctgcccgccctcttctcccataacagccctcctttccttcctgctgcccagcgtttaaaacttattttatctCAAGTCGCCACAGCAGTGAAAtcagcaggctcacctccagccttcccttccctctcagtgtcccaccctcctctgatgtaatttcctgtttccatgagggcgggacactgagagggaagggaagaccaggggcaagcctgctgctttcacgaCCGCCACAACAAGTTAAAATAAGTTTTAAacgctgggcggcaggaaggaaaggagggctgttgtgggagaagaggtcaggcagatcaggctggggttggaactggaactcggggactgaaggggcaggtggggtttagggcgagtcactggacatggatgggaggggaaggcagaggagcattgctggacatggaggggagggagggcagaggagaatcactggacatggatgggaggggagggcagaggagagttgctgaacatggatggatggagaggagggcaggtgagagaggagagttgttggacatggatggatggaggggagggcaggagaaatgctggacatggatggaggagagggaagacaagaaggagatacacatggatggaggggagagaggagaaattctggacatgtatggaggggagggaagactgaagaaggagatgcacatggatggaggggaggagaggagaagttctggacatggatggagggaagggaacacagaggaaggagatgcacatggatggagtggaggaaagacaggaagtagatgcacatggatggaggagagaggagaggagaaatgctggacatggatggaggggagggaagacagaggctccctatccgttttcgcatcctgttcaaacttcttctactaacctataaatgtattcactctgctgctccccagtatctctccacactcgtccttccctacaccccttcccgtgcactccgctccatggataaatccttcttatctgttcccttctccactactgccaactccagacttcgcgccttctgtctcgctgcaccctacgcctggaataaacttcctgagcccctacgtcttgccccatccttggccacctttaaatctagactgaaagcccacctctttaacattgcttttgactcgtaaccacttgtaaccacttgcctccacctaccctcctctcttccttcccgttcacattaattgatttgatttgcttactttatttattttttgtctattagattgtaagctctttgagcagggactgtctttcttctatgtttgtgcagcgctgcgtatgccttgtagcgctatagaaatgctaaatagtagtagtagtagtagtaggaggaggagattgcacatggatggaggggagaggagaaatgctggacatgggtactactacttatcatttctatagcgctactagacatacgcagcgctgtacacatggatggagggtaaggaagagagaggaagtgaaatgaacataggtggaggggcggagagagaggagaaatgctggacatggatggaggagagggaagagagaggaaagagatgcatactgatggagatcagggcaagggaaaagaggagaaaaactacacatggatggagaaaataggcaaaagctggatccactctataccttctccagtcaagtTCGCggcggacccagcttttacctatggatgtagggcacgAAGTGAAtaaggaggaaagtaaataaataaatggaaaggaagccatggaaacagagttaagagaacagatagagagcagcagaatcagagactgggaccaacatgggaccaacatgatcagaaaaagaaagtcaccagacaacaaaggtagaaaaaatgttattttcattttagtgtttggaatatgtccaatttgagaatttacatttgccatcttattttgcagtgtatagcaatgtgtttctttctgtttttctggtattgtgctgcaagcaaagtctagcttcttaggatttcatgttaattttttaagaatttgaAAAGggtctatctctgttctgcatgtgcgactgcaaggccaagtgtctgaatagagatctgtttgttaggttctgaggtTTTGATAACTTGTTTGCCCTGACACGCTCAATTCACTTATTCCTCAAAACTCTCACAACATTTACTACAGTTCATAATATTCTCTTTAAAAACTTTGTGATTGTAATTgtaatttactatgtaagccgcattgagcctgcaatgtgtgggaaagcgcggggtacaaatgtaataaataaataaataaatattgtttcagTTTTGGCAAGACTGTTGGTCTTGGCATGAGTTGTCCAGTGCTTCCCTGAGTGGGACTACAGATCTTTACTTTTGGGATATTCAGGAACACTTGGCTTTTGCTCATCAAGAAATGTATTCTGTCCTATTGAGTGGCAGAAGATTCACCACCACTGTCTGCAGCTATGGTTTGTCAATATGAGAGAAATGGCCTGTTTTGAACATAGGACCTAtcaccaccaggggcgtagccagacttgcgtgggaggggggtccatagCTCGAGggtagggggcacattttagcccccccctgccgccgcccc
This sequence is a window from Microcaecilia unicolor chromosome 13, aMicUni1.1, whole genome shotgun sequence. Protein-coding genes within it:
- the C13H17orf97 gene encoding protein LIAT1 — translated: MATITAAGEGLLEKDKPKVKLGSKQVPAKVVLSSDKKKKKTKKKEKSDKASSPSKKRSHSSTPDERDKLKSKTWKDQPIAASSETQVDVIKDHESKFSSVSLSCSIEQDLVEQINESLRWHGILDNPEEEEERIRMYKMNRRRRYFLAAQERMFSDSTITQEAEEDVHLVQNQGGMRSTNYPGYPSKEQSSAYFIGHGAQTVLKEELGMKIPDLTLPSFAKISQDCYKPFV